The Castanea sativa cultivar Marrone di Chiusa Pesio chromosome 11, ASM4071231v1 genome contains a region encoding:
- the LOC142614588 gene encoding cytosolic sulfotransferase 5-like: MDPSNSTKLLLLDQLPRGSFFDNLDLYQRDGFWYRPRHLEASIVLHSQFEARDDDVILASAMKTGSTWLKALSFCIMQRQFGTVGNKDEDLLAIHHPAFYVQTLEIQVYTANPPPDLSAMESPRLFHTHLPYSALSESIKNSECKIVYITRNPKDTLVSMWHFFNKLRTPEQGPYPIEKAFESFCNGVCHFGPFFDHVLEYWNESLKMPQKILFLKYEELQRNPKEEVKKLASFLGKPFAEEEEVEEVIRKCSLERLKNLDVNKNGVDPWVGMPNSAFFRAGVVGDWKNIFTPEMSERLDQITCMKLQGSGLDLVDDTLEHCVALSN; the protein is encoded by the coding sequence ATGGATCCGTCTAATTCAACAAAGCTGCTGCTACTAGACCAACTTCCTAGAGGAAGTTTTTTTGACAACCTTGATCTCTATCAAAGAGATGGTTTCTGGTACAGACCTCGTCACCTTGAAGCCTCCATTGTTCTTCACTCACAATTTGAAGCTCGCGATGATGATGTCATTTTGGCGTCCGCTATGAAAACAGGTAGCACATGGCTGAAAGCTCTCTCCTTCTGCATCATGCAAAGGCAATTTGGTACTGTTGGTAACAAGGATGAGGACCTTTTGGCCATACACCACCCTGCATTTTATGTGCAGACTTTAGAAATCCAGGTTTACACTGCAAATCCACCTCCAGATCTCTCAGCTATGGAGTCTCCAAGACTCTTCCACACTCACTTGCCTTATAGTGCACTGTCTGAGTCCATTAAGAACTCTGAGTGCAAGATTGTTTACATAACCCGCAACCCAAAAGACACTCTGGTTTCAATGTGGCACTTCTTCAACAAGCTTAGGACACCTGAACAAGGTCCATATCCCATAGAAAAGGCATTCGAAAGCTTTTGCAATGGTGTTTGCCATTTTGGGCCATTTTTCGACCATGTTTTAGAGTACTGGAATGAGAGCTTAAAGATGCctcaaaaaatactttttttgaaGTATGAAGAGCTACAAAGGAACCCaaaagaagaagtgaaaaaGCTTGCTTCATTTCTTGGAAAGCCATTTGCTGAGGAGGAAGAGGTTGAGGAGGTAATAAGGAAGTGTAGCTTGGAGAGGCTGAAAAACTTGGATGTAAATAAGAATGGTGTAGATCCATGGGTTGGGATGCCAAACAGTGCCTTTTTTCGAGCTGGGGTAGTTGGAGATTGGAAGAACATTTTCACCCCAGAAATGAGTGAGCGACTTGATCAAATTACCTGCATGAAGCTGCAAGGGTCTGGCTTAGATCTTGTGGATGATACATTAGAGCATTGTGTTGCTTTATCAAATTAA